The DNA region AGAATTTCTCACGCAAAAAGAAGAAAACAGAATGTCAACGCTTCTGTCCTTAATCGGGAAGAATCTGTTATCAGAACAAACACAAAAAACATTTTGATTAGTGGCAAAATTTTCCTTAGCAAGCCCAAGAAGGGGCCTACTTATGTCGCAGTTAATTAGGACTGCACGGGGATTTTCTTTCAAGTAAAACTTCCCAACGTTTCCAGCTCCTGAACAACAATCCACAACAGTAACAGCATCTGGACGAAGAGCAACAGCTCCTTTCACTAAAGTCTTTCGCCACTTATCTATCTGTATTGGACTTGTAAGCCTGTTTATTACCTTTTCGTAGTAAATCGCGAAATCACTGTTAAAAATTTCCTTAACTTTCATTCTCTAAACCTCTAATTCAACCTCCACCACCTCAAGCTCCTCCCCACTAATAAGGGCAAGATTTAAAGATTTGCAGGCTGGACACTCAGGAAAGTAGACAGAGTCCACTTCAAATTCTCTTCCACAATCTTTACACTTGTAAACTAAAGAAACTTCCTCCACCAGAAGCTCGGCATCTTTCACTTCTTTAAACTCCCCTTTAAGGGCATCAAAGGCAAACTTAAAGGAATCAATAACAATACCTGAAAGTTTTCCAATTTTTACCTTAACTCTGGTTATTTTCTTCGCCTTTTCTCTTTCTGCAATTTCAGAAAGAGAACGAAGAAGCCCCAAAGCAATTGAGGTTTCATGCATGCTTACTTTCCCTCTTTATCAAGTACCGTTATAATTTCGTCAAGAACCTTCCAGATCTCCTTAGCTTCCTTTTCGTCAATGACTTCTATAGCATTTCCGACGTGAACCATCACGTAGTCTCCAACCTTCACCTTATCCTCAGGTAAGAGCATTAGGCTAATGTTCCTTCTCACTCCTTTGGCTTCAGCAACAGCCATAGGATAGTCAATCTCCACAAGTTTCATAGGAACGCCTACACACATTCAAGCCTCCTCAGAAGGTTTCTTTTCCCACCAGAGGTTAAGGGTTTCAGGCTCTTCTTTCTCTTTCGGCTCTACTCCCCAAGCTCTTAGTATTTCAAGAACTAACCTTTCAACTTCAGGTATCTTTTCCTCCAGTTCGGGCGACAAGTTAGTTCCCGTTTCTATGGACTTGGGAATAACTCCAACCAACTTTATCTCCTTGGGACAACTTCCCTTTATCTCGTTCAAAAGTAAAACTTCCTGAAGGCCGAGCTGGTGGGGAGAGAGTTTTAAAGGTAATCTATCCAGAAAGAAATCTTCCTTCTCGTAGAGCTTTATGTCTCCCGGCTTTCCCTCTGCCCTTACTACGTCTATGATGAGGAGCTTATCAAGTTGGTCAATCTCTGGAGAAAGGAGAATTCCGGCAGTACCTCCGTCTATGAGGATAACGTTGTCCGGAAATTCATACTTTGCTTGAAGGATATAGAGAAGCTTCACTCCAAAACCTTCGTCCCTAAGGAGAACGTTCCCTACTCCCATAACTCCTATCTTTTCCACCTAAGTTCCTCCTTAAAAATATAAGGGGGAGAAACCTCCCCCTTTAAAGTTCAAAGTTAAAGTTTACAAGGTTTACTTTTTGTGGAGAAACTTGTGACCGTCAAAGATTGAAGAAACAAGACCCTCTGGATTCCTGATGCTGTTCCAAACTACAATGTAGAGGTGAACGAGGATAAACCAAGCAAAGTACCAGTTGATAAGATGGTGTATGAACCTTGCCTCTTGCTGAGTTCCAAAGATAGAACCAAGTGAGCCAAAGAAATTGCTCTCAGGATAGAGAAGGTAAAGTCCTGTAATGGCCTGAATAACTGCGAGAATGATAGTGAAGAAGTAAGCAGTTCCTGCTAAAGCGTTGTGTCCAGCTCTCTCCTCATGTTCGTTTGTAAGGTATGCGTAGTAGAGGAGGGTAGAAAAGAGGTTCTTTACGTTTCTCCCGTTAATCGGAAGGAAGTCCGTAAGCCTTTCATACTTGTTTCCGAAGAACCAAAGGTAGAGCCTGAGGATTACCGCACAGGTAAAAATCATACCAGCTATGAAGTGTATCCACCTCATAGTAGCCATCGTGAACTGGTGGCTTCCTTCCATCCAAGTGTTTGTCCAAGGCCAGTTTATGTAAAGTCCCGTAACTATGAGGGTAAAAATTGACAGTGCAAAGGACCAGTGAAAGAGCCTGAGCAGTATGCTCCAGACGTACTTTTTCTCATAAACAGCCATTTTGTCCTCCCTACTATAGGCTTAAAAAGGGGGAGGCGCCGCTCCCCTTAAAGAACTTTCACCTTAACTATTTCCTCTCCCTTCGGGTCAATTACGTGTACAGCACAAGCAAGGCAAGGGTCAAAGGAGTGGATTGTTCTGAGAACTTCAAGAGGCCTCTCTGGGTCGGCTATTGGGTTACCAATGAGGGATGCCTCGTAAGGTCCCATTTGTCCCTTTGTATCCCTTGGGCTAACGTTCCAAGTAGAAGGAACTACGCACTGGTAGTTCTTAATCTTTCCGTTTTCAATAACGCACCAGTGGGAGAGAGTTCCCCTTGGAGCTTCGTGGAAGCCGCATCCCCTTATCTCTCCTGCTGGGTAGGAAGGTGGGTTGTAAATTTCAAGGTCTCCCCTTCCAATGTTGTCAACGAGTTGCTCCCACTGCTTTATCGCAAGGTCGGAGATTACCTGAGCCCTTATAGCCCTTGCAAGGTGTCTTCCCGGTGTGGACTGGAGAGCATCTACGTCCACTTTCACGCCCGCTAAGCTGCTAAGAGTTGAGAGAGCTCTATCAACGTACTTCCTCGTAAGCTCGTGTCCAAGGGCGTATCCGACGAGAACTTGCGCAAGAGGACCAACCTGCATCGGAACGTACTCGTTGCCACGTTTGAACCTTGGAGCTTTAGCCCAAGAGTACTTACCTTTCTCGTCAACAGTTCCATCTGGCTTAAATCCGGTGTAGTAAGGAACGGTTTCTTCTTCCCAAGGATGTCTGGTCCAGTCTCCTTTGTACCAAGAGTGAGCAATACACTCACGAACGTTCTCAACAAAGTAGGGGTCTCCAAACCTCTTAATCGGCTTGACCGTAGAGAGGTCTCCCCCAAATATCGTTCCGCCCGGAAGGTCAAACACTTCTCCCTTTGTATCCTGTGGAAGGTCTGGAACTGCAAGGTAGTTGTCAACGCCCCTTCCGTACTGAAGCCACTCCTTGTAGAGAGCACATATAGCAATCACGTCAGGAACGTAAACCTTGTGGACGAACTCTCTAACCTCTTCAAGGAGTTGCTTGATGTAGTAGAGCCTTTCCATATTGAGGGTTGCTTCGTGGTCCGGATTAACAGCAGTAGAAACGCCACCTACTGCAAGGTTCTGGATGTGAGGGTTCTTACCGCCCAAGATGGCTATTGCCATGTCGGCCTTTCTCTGGTAGTCAAGGGCCTGAAGGTAATGGGTAACCGCTAAGAGGTTGACCTCAGGTGGAAGCTTCATTGCAGGGTGTCCCCAGTAACCGTTGGCAAAGGGGCCAAGCTGTCCGCTTTCAACGAACTTCTTGAGCTTTTCTTGAACGGCCTTAAATACGGAAGCACCGTTTAACTTCCAGTCAGAGATGCTCTCTGCAAGCTTAGCGGTCTTATGAGGGTCAGCCTTAAGGGCAGAAACTACGTCAACCCAGTCAAGGGCTGAAAGGTGGTAGAAGTGAACGATGTGGTCGTGGAGGGCATGGGCTGCAATTATGATGTTTCTAATCATCTGAGCGTTGTAGGGGACCTCAAGGTTAAGAGCATTCTCAACAGACCTAACGGAAGCTATAGCGTGAACAGTTGTACAAACTCCACAAATTCTCTGGGTAAACATCCACGCATCGTCTGGCTCTCTACCCTGTAGGATTATCTCTATTCCCCTCCACATCTGAGCAGAGGAGTAGGCATCCTTTATGTAGCCGTTCTCTGGTAGAACCTCTATTCTAAGGTGACCTTCTATTCTCGTAATAGGGTCAACGACTACTCTTTTAGCCATCTTTGAAACCTCCCCATAGAGTTTTTAGTTACTCTTCAGACTTGGAACCTGTCGCAAGTTTCTTGGCGATACCAACACCAGCGTGAACTGCAATAGCCGCTGCTGTAACGCCAAGAGCTGTCTTTCCAATTTCAGTAGCGCTTGCCTGAATTCCCTTACCACCGGGTATCTTGACGTTTGGCAACCTCTTGTGGAACGGAGACATGGTATCCCAGAAGTTTGGCTCTGTACAGCCGTAACAACCGTTACCGACGGAGACAGGCCATACTTCTACATCGTTAAACCTGATAACTGGACAGTTGGAGTAGGTTTCAGGTCCCTTACATCCAACCTTGTAGAGACAGAAGCCAAGCTTGTGTCCTTCGTCTCCGAACTGCTCAACGTACCTTCCTTCGTCAAAGTGAGGCCTTCTTTCGCAGTGGTCATGAATCTTCCTTCCGAAGGCAAAGAGGGGTCTTCCATACCTGTCAGTTGGAGGAAGCTTCTTAAAGGTGAGGTAGTACAGAACGGTAGAGAGGAAGTTGTGAGGGTTTGGTGGACAGCCGGGGACGTTGATGATTGGCTTGTCCTTGATGATGTCCCTAACGCCTACTGCACCCGTTGGATTGGGTTTAGCTGCTTGGATTCCGCCAAAGGAAGCACATGTTCCAATTGTAATTATTGCAATTGCTTTCTCTGCCGCTTTTTTAAGTATTTCTA from Phorcysia thermohydrogeniphila includes:
- a CDS encoding class I SAM-dependent methyltransferase, with the translated sequence MKVKEIFNSDFAIYYEKVINRLTSPIQIDKWRKTLVKGAVALRPDAVTVVDCCSGAGNVGKFYLKENPRAVLINCDISRPLLGLAKENFATNQNVFCVCSDNRFFPIKDRSVDILFSSFCVRNSPEPLLTVEEAKRVIKKGGVWAILDFFKLERDDACTVANNFIFRFFMKLNGIVVPSYSEAINYLFESIENFYTAREFRKVLLKFGFTVVKLKEFMGGIASVLIAIKEEV
- a CDS encoding hydrogenase maturation nickel metallochaperone HypA — encoded protein: MHETSIALGLLRSLSEIAEREKAKKITRVKVKIGKLSGIVIDSFKFAFDALKGEFKEVKDAELLVEEVSLVYKCKDCGREFEVDSVYFPECPACKSLNLALISGEELEVVEVELEV
- a CDS encoding HypC/HybG/HupF family hydrogenase formation chaperone, which encodes MCVGVPMKLVEIDYPMAVAEAKGVRRNISLMLLPEDKVKVGDYVMVHVGNAIEVIDEKEAKEIWKVLDEIITVLDKEGK
- a CDS encoding HyaD/HybD family hydrogenase maturation endopeptidase, with the translated sequence MEKIGVMGVGNVLLRDEGFGVKLLYILQAKYEFPDNVILIDGGTAGILLSPEIDQLDKLLIIDVVRAEGKPGDIKLYEKEDFFLDRLPLKLSPHQLGLQEVLLLNEIKGSCPKEIKLVGVIPKSIETGTNLSPELEEKIPEVERLVLEILRAWGVEPKEKEEPETLNLWWEKKPSEEA
- the cybH gene encoding Ni/Fe-hydrogenase, b-type cytochrome subunit, with translation MAVYEKKYVWSILLRLFHWSFALSIFTLIVTGLYINWPWTNTWMEGSHQFTMATMRWIHFIAGMIFTCAVILRLYLWFFGNKYERLTDFLPINGRNVKNLFSTLLYYAYLTNEHEERAGHNALAGTAYFFTIILAVIQAITGLYLLYPESNFFGSLGSIFGTQQEARFIHHLINWYFAWFILVHLYIVVWNSIRNPEGLVSSIFDGHKFLHKK
- a CDS encoding nickel-dependent hydrogenase large subunit gives rise to the protein MAKRVVVDPITRIEGHLRIEVLPENGYIKDAYSSAQMWRGIEIILQGREPDDAWMFTQRICGVCTTVHAIASVRSVENALNLEVPYNAQMIRNIIIAAHALHDHIVHFYHLSALDWVDVVSALKADPHKTAKLAESISDWKLNGASVFKAVQEKLKKFVESGQLGPFANGYWGHPAMKLPPEVNLLAVTHYLQALDYQRKADMAIAILGGKNPHIQNLAVGGVSTAVNPDHEATLNMERLYYIKQLLEEVREFVHKVYVPDVIAICALYKEWLQYGRGVDNYLAVPDLPQDTKGEVFDLPGGTIFGGDLSTVKPIKRFGDPYFVENVRECIAHSWYKGDWTRHPWEEETVPYYTGFKPDGTVDEKGKYSWAKAPRFKRGNEYVPMQVGPLAQVLVGYALGHELTRKYVDRALSTLSSLAGVKVDVDALQSTPGRHLARAIRAQVISDLAIKQWEQLVDNIGRGDLEIYNPPSYPAGEIRGCGFHEAPRGTLSHWCVIENGKIKNYQCVVPSTWNVSPRDTKGQMGPYEASLIGNPIADPERPLEVLRTIHSFDPCLACAVHVIDPKGEEIVKVKVL
- a CDS encoding hydrogenase small subunit, whose translation is MDRSIFMGGLPGTVSRRGFLRACAIATAAMGLPMEMVTKVAEAAQNPQRPRVVWLHFQECTGCSESLLRASHPDLASLILDLISLDYHETLMAAAGKQAEENLEKAIEEGNYILVVEGAIPLKDGGVYCKIAGKTAVEILKKAAEKAIAIITIGTCASFGGIQAAKPNPTGAVGVRDIIKDKPIINVPGCPPNPHNFLSTVLYYLTFKKLPPTDRYGRPLFAFGRKIHDHCERRPHFDEGRYVEQFGDEGHKLGFCLYKVGCKGPETYSNCPVIRFNDVEVWPVSVGNGCYGCTEPNFWDTMSPFHKRLPNVKIPGGKGIQASATEIGKTALGVTAAAIAVHAGVGIAKKLATGSKSEE